A region from the Nostoc sp. HK-01 genome encodes:
- a CDS encoding HNH endonuclease, with product MTKVLILDADQQPLSPVRISHARTLLSQGKASVFQRYPFTIILKESFSQIKPEQLGFTLQLIAVSAIKNKTRIDMSPFSKRGNR from the coding sequence ATGACTAAAGTTTTAATTCTCGATGCTGATCAACAACCGCTATCTCCGGTGCGTATCAGCCATGCAAGGACATTGTTATCTCAAGGGAAAGCATCTGTTTTCCAAAGATATCCCTTCACCATTATTTTGAAAGAGTCTTTTTCGCAAATCAAACCAGAGCAACTTGGCTTTACACTTCAACTAATTGCCGTTAGTGCCATAAAAAATAAAACGAGGATTGATATGAGTCCCTTTTCTAAGCGTGGTAATCGATAA
- a CDS encoding aldo/keto reductase produces the protein MRYNQLGESDLNVSEICLGTMTYGRQNSIEEAHQQLDYAIAHGVNFIDAAEMYPVPPSEKTYGLTETYIGEWLKHQQRDKVIVATKIAGPGRGFKWLRGGADAIERDNIKQAVDDSLKRLQTDYIDLYQIHWPDRYVPRFGQTIFDPTQAKPSVPIVEQLEAFADVIQAGKIRYLGLSNETPWGVTQFSNAAKQLGLPKVISIQNAYNLLNRVFDGALAEAVYYENIGLLAYSPLAFGFLTGKYLNGKPENTRITLFENFGQRYLKPKVTEAVAAYVELAKRHQLSPTQLALAFVRSRWFVTSTIIGATTLEQLQENLESVNLVLSKEILAELDAINTQHPNPAP, from the coding sequence ATGCGTTACAATCAATTAGGTGAAAGTGACCTAAACGTTTCAGAAATTTGCCTCGGCACTATGACTTATGGGCGGCAAAACAGTATTGAAGAAGCCCATCAACAACTAGACTATGCTATTGCTCATGGGGTTAATTTCATTGATGCTGCGGAAATGTACCCAGTGCCGCCTAGCGAAAAAACCTATGGTCTCACAGAAACATACATTGGCGAATGGTTAAAACATCAGCAGCGAGATAAAGTTATCGTCGCCACTAAAATAGCTGGCCCAGGACGCGGCTTTAAATGGTTACGTGGAGGAGCAGATGCAATTGAGCGCGATAACATTAAACAAGCTGTAGATGATAGTCTAAAAAGATTGCAAACAGACTATATAGACCTTTACCAAATTCACTGGCCCGACCGCTATGTACCACGTTTTGGTCAGACCATTTTTGACCCCACCCAAGCTAAACCATCAGTTCCCATAGTAGAACAACTAGAAGCCTTTGCTGATGTCATCCAAGCCGGAAAAATTCGTTATCTTGGGTTAAGTAATGAAACTCCTTGGGGAGTCACACAATTTAGTAATGCTGCCAAACAATTAGGATTACCAAAAGTTATCTCCATTCAAAATGCCTATAACTTACTCAATCGAGTATTTGATGGAGCTTTAGCTGAAGCAGTTTATTACGAAAACATTGGTTTATTGGCTTATAGCCCTTTAGCATTTGGCTTTTTAACTGGTAAATATCTCAACGGCAAACCAGAAAATACCAGAATTACATTGTTTGAAAACTTTGGTCAAAGATATCTGAAACCCAAAGTTACTGAAGCAGTAGCAGCTTATGTGGAACTAGCCAAACGCCATCAACTTAGTCCCACACAACTAGCTTTAGCATTCGTGCGGAGTCGCTGGTTTGTGACTAGCACAATTATTGGTGCAACAACCTTAGAACAACTCCAAGAAAATCTAGAAAGTGTGAACTTAGTTCTCAGTAAAGAGATTTTGGCAGAGTTGGATGCAATTAACACTCAACATCCCAACCCAGCACCTTAA
- a CDS encoding glutathione S-transferase-like protein: MAEVKIYSAVVCPFAHRSRLVLQEKGIDFDLIEIDLQNKPAGFTDISPYGKVPALVHGDRRVWESAVINEYLDEVFPNPSLLPNNAIGKAQARIWIDFANTRFVPAFSSLLRSPDLQKQEEAKKELYKHLEFIENEAFGKLSKDGPYWFGESVSLVDFTFFPWFERWAALKKYRDFPLPAEFARLKQWKHALKERESVKAIANSKEFYIERYAKFATPVAV, from the coding sequence ATGGCTGAAGTCAAAATATATAGTGCCGTCGTTTGTCCTTTTGCTCATCGTTCTCGTCTGGTACTGCAAGAAAAGGGTATCGACTTTGATTTGATTGAAATTGATTTGCAGAACAAGCCAGCAGGATTTACAGATATTTCCCCTTATGGAAAAGTACCAGCACTGGTACATGGCGATCGCCGCGTTTGGGAATCTGCTGTCATTAATGAATATCTGGATGAGGTGTTTCCCAACCCATCGCTTTTACCCAACAATGCTATAGGTAAAGCCCAAGCCCGCATCTGGATTGATTTTGCAAATACTAGATTTGTACCAGCTTTTTCTAGCCTCTTGCGGAGTCCAGATCTGCAAAAACAAGAAGAAGCGAAAAAAGAACTCTACAAACATCTAGAATTCATCGAAAACGAAGCATTCGGGAAGTTGTCGAAAGACGGCCCCTATTGGTTTGGTGAATCTGTAAGTTTGGTAGACTTCACCTTTTTCCCTTGGTTTGAGCGCTGGGCTGCACTGAAAAAATACCGTGATTTTCCCCTACCTGCGGAGTTTGCCCGTCTGAAACAGTGGAAACATGCACTCAAAGAACGAGAATCGGTAAAAGCGATCGCCAATTCAAAGGAATTTTACATAGAGCGTTATGCTAAATTCGCTACACCTGTAGCTGTCTAG
- a CDS encoding alpha/beta hydrolase fold protein, with the protein MKDWWQATFPQGRQSLIITDAQGYPVQIAYGEKGTGKPLILMHGMGSWSYNWRYSVEPLSKYFRVICFDAKGFGFSEKPCLRREHDGHQVIELERIIQALCDEPVVLVAESLGGLVALALAQEKPELVARLVVVNVPIFADRLPHWAMSILAQTPIEVLQTIDSLRLAYLFAPLVREIMAIERRRVLFDPSILSQEDVHWITYPFTEIPGTLVKVAEDLQLAAREIENLQSNKPNMLSRIQNKLSNIECPTLILWGDKDSWFPASHGEKLHRCIANSQFQILSDCYHDASTGSAKVINAAIIEFLQKTNFVSARR; encoded by the coding sequence ATGAAAGATTGGTGGCAAGCAACTTTTCCGCAAGGGCGACAAAGTTTAATTATTACTGATGCTCAAGGATATCCTGTACAAATTGCTTATGGAGAAAAAGGTACAGGTAAGCCCTTAATTTTAATGCACGGTATGGGTAGCTGGAGCTATAACTGGCGTTATAGTGTTGAACCACTATCAAAATATTTTCGAGTCATTTGTTTTGATGCCAAAGGCTTTGGATTTTCTGAAAAACCTTGCCTGCGTCGAGAACATGATGGGCATCAAGTGATTGAATTAGAACGTATTATTCAAGCATTATGTGATGAACCTGTTGTGCTTGTGGCAGAGTCTTTAGGTGGATTAGTTGCTTTAGCCCTAGCGCAAGAAAAGCCAGAATTAGTAGCACGGTTAGTCGTAGTTAATGTACCGATTTTCGCTGACCGCTTACCCCATTGGGCAATGTCAATTTTGGCTCAGACTCCAATAGAAGTATTGCAAACAATAGATTCATTACGTTTAGCTTATTTATTCGCGCCCCTAGTGAGAGAAATCATGGCGATCGAACGGCGTAGAGTGCTATTTGATCCATCAATTTTGTCCCAAGAAGATGTGCATTGGATAACTTATCCTTTTACAGAAATTCCCGGTACTTTGGTAAAAGTTGCTGAAGATTTACAACTAGCTGCGCGAGAAATTGAAAACTTGCAAAGTAATAAACCGAATATGCTGAGTAGAATTCAAAATAAGCTATCTAATATTGAGTGTCCCACGCTAATTTTATGGGGTGATAAAGATAGTTGGTTTCCTGCTAGTCATGGAGAAAAACTACATAGATGTATTGCCAATTCCCAGTTTCAAATTCTGTCTGATTGCTATCATGATGCTTCAACAGGTTCAGCAAAAGTTATCAATGCGGCAATTATAGAATTTTTACAGAAAACAAATTTTGTTTCAGCCAGAAGATGA
- a CDS encoding ABC-1 domain-containing protein, whose protein sequence is MMVKTLPRTSQTIEGELHKTEVVSDNGTQALVVRTPSQLIQNAEYEAIKYNPLDVAAHYRKRPLQVLQRIATVLQPTLAFAFGVWWDSKRGKVVKNDRRRAVQLRELLTRLGPAYIKIGQALSTRPDLVPPVYLEELTKLQDQLPPFPNEIAYQFIEEELGAPPEEIYTELSVEPIAAASLGQVYKGKLKTGEEVAVKVQRPDLRERITIDLYILRRIAGWVQHNVKRVRSDLVGILDELGDRIFEEMDYIHEGENAERFFQLYGHIRDIYVPKIYWEYTNRRVLTMEWINGTKLTQTAEISAQGIDARYLIEVGVQCSLRQLLEHGFFHADPHPGNLLATPDGKLAYLDFGMMSEIQPPQRYGLIEAIVHVVNRDFEGLAQDYVKLDFLTPDTDLTPIIPAFARVFADAQGASVAELNIKSITDELSALMYEYPFRVPPYYALIIRSLVTLEGIAIFIDPNFKVLSEAYPYVSKRLLTDPAPQLRTSLRDLLFKEGKFRWNRLENLLRNARNNEDYDFNLVLNQGLDFLSSERGAFIRDRLVDEFVNGVNALSKNVLHNFTYLLRERVGLTAVNETQAATVEQQQTLEHVKNILQILQETRGFDPVQMAPQFAQLLVNPGVQRLGQQIGTRLVQKSLAHLIRELLAAEDIEQIRTPREGVNV, encoded by the coding sequence ATGATGGTTAAGACACTTCCCCGAACTTCCCAAACGATTGAGGGCGAACTACATAAGACTGAAGTCGTATCAGACAATGGTACACAAGCTTTGGTTGTCAGAACGCCTAGTCAGTTAATCCAAAACGCCGAGTATGAAGCGATCAAGTACAATCCTTTAGATGTTGCGGCGCATTATCGAAAAAGACCGCTACAAGTTTTGCAGCGAATTGCTACGGTATTGCAACCAACTCTAGCCTTTGCTTTTGGGGTGTGGTGGGATAGTAAACGGGGAAAAGTTGTTAAAAATGATCGTCGCCGCGCTGTGCAACTGCGAGAATTATTGACGCGACTGGGGCCTGCTTACATCAAGATAGGTCAAGCATTATCCACCAGGCCCGATTTAGTACCACCTGTTTATTTAGAAGAATTAACTAAGTTACAAGACCAGTTACCGCCTTTCCCGAATGAAATTGCTTACCAGTTTATTGAAGAAGAACTAGGCGCACCACCAGAAGAAATTTATACTGAACTTTCCGTTGAACCCATTGCGGCGGCTTCCTTGGGACAAGTTTACAAAGGTAAACTAAAAACAGGTGAAGAAGTTGCCGTTAAAGTCCAACGTCCTGATTTAAGAGAAAGAATTACGATTGACTTGTATATTTTGCGCCGCATCGCTGGTTGGGTACAACACAACGTCAAACGGGTGCGGAGTGATTTAGTCGGAATTTTAGATGAATTAGGCGATCGCATTTTTGAAGAAATGGATTATATCCATGAAGGTGAAAATGCCGAACGCTTTTTTCAATTATATGGTCATATTAGAGACATATACGTACCAAAAATTTACTGGGAATATACCAATCGTCGCGTCCTGACGATGGAATGGATTAACGGGACAAAATTAACCCAGACAGCAGAAATTAGCGCTCAAGGTATAGATGCACGTTATTTAATAGAAGTTGGTGTCCAGTGTTCTTTGCGACAGCTACTAGAACATGGATTTTTCCACGCCGACCCGCACCCAGGTAATTTATTAGCCACCCCAGACGGGAAATTAGCTTATCTCGACTTTGGCATGATGAGCGAGATTCAGCCACCCCAAAGATATGGTTTAATTGAGGCGATCGTTCACGTAGTCAACCGTGATTTTGAAGGTTTAGCCCAAGATTACGTCAAACTAGACTTTTTAACACCAGACACAGATTTAACGCCCATTATCCCCGCATTTGCCAGAGTATTTGCTGATGCTCAAGGTGCGAGTGTAGCAGAACTCAACATTAAAAGCATCACCGATGAACTCTCAGCGTTGATGTATGAATATCCCTTCCGCGTTCCTCCCTACTACGCTTTAATTATTCGCTCTCTGGTGACATTGGAAGGAATTGCAATCTTTATCGATCCTAACTTCAAAGTTCTCAGTGAAGCTTACCCTTATGTTTCCAAACGTCTGTTAACTGACCCCGCACCCCAATTAAGAACATCACTGCGAGATTTACTATTTAAAGAAGGCAAATTCCGCTGGAATCGCTTAGAAAATTTGTTACGCAACGCCCGCAATAATGAAGACTACGACTTTAATTTAGTTTTAAATCAAGGTTTAGATTTTCTCTCTTCCGAACGTGGAGCATTTATTCGTGACCGATTAGTAGATGAATTCGTCAACGGAGTTAATGCTTTAAGTAAAAATGTGCTGCACAACTTCACTTACTTACTCCGCGAACGGGTAGGTTTAACAGCAGTTAACGAAACACAAGCCGCAACAGTCGAACAACAACAGACTTTAGAGCATGTGAAAAACATTTTGCAAATTCTTCAAGAAACCCGTGGTTTTGACCCAGTACAAATGGCTCCTCAGTTTGCCCAATTATTAGTTAATCCTGGTGTGCAGCGTTTAGGTCAGCAAATTGGGACGCGTTTGGTGCAGAAGTCTTTAGCACATTTAATTCGGGAGTTATTAGCAGCAGAAGATATTGAACAAATCAGAACCCCAAGAGAAGGAGTTAATGTTTAA
- a CDS encoding nitroreductase, translating to MSNPTELLRSRYGELPFNSEIDWNESLTTLLSHRSIRSYLTNPLPPGTLEILVTAAQSASTSSNLQTWSVVAVEDTQRKEELSKLAGNQAHIRQAPLFLVWLADLARLSYVADSRGIAHEALDYLEMFVMATVDATLAAQNATIAAESLSLGTVYIGGIRNRPEEVAQILNLPSSVYAVFGLCVGYPNPEVNAAIKPRLPQSAVLHRETYKLAEQDEAIAHYNDIIKQFYTEQQMNIAGDWSQHSSERIATLDSLRGRDRLREALNNLGFQLR from the coding sequence ATGAGCAATCCTACAGAACTATTGCGATCGCGCTACGGTGAACTTCCTTTTAATTCTGAAATTGATTGGAATGAATCACTCACAACATTGCTATCGCACCGTTCCATCCGTTCTTATCTCACCAATCCTCTACCGCCAGGAACCCTAGAAATTTTGGTGACAGCGGCGCAGTCTGCATCTACTTCTTCAAATCTGCAAACTTGGAGTGTGGTAGCAGTCGAAGATACCCAACGCAAAGAAGAACTATCCAAATTGGCCGGAAATCAAGCACACATCCGACAAGCACCTTTATTTTTGGTTTGGTTAGCAGACCTGGCGCGGTTGAGTTATGTAGCTGACAGTCGCGGCATTGCCCACGAAGCTCTAGACTATTTAGAAATGTTTGTGATGGCGACTGTTGATGCTACCTTAGCTGCACAAAACGCCACGATCGCAGCTGAATCTCTCAGCTTGGGAACAGTATACATCGGCGGGATTCGCAACCGCCCCGAAGAAGTAGCACAAATCCTCAACTTACCTTCTTCTGTATATGCAGTGTTTGGGTTATGTGTGGGTTATCCAAATCCCGAAGTGAATGCGGCCATTAAACCGCGCTTACCGCAATCAGCCGTGCTGCATCGGGAAACTTATAAATTAGCCGAACAAGATGAAGCGATCGCCCACTACAACGACATCATCAAACAATTTTATACTGAACAACAGATGAATATTGCTGGGGATTGGTCACAACATTCATCGGAGCGCATTGCAACTTTAGACTCTTTAAGAGGGCGCGATCGCTTACGAGAAGCCTTAAATAACCTTGGTTTTCAGTTACGATAA
- a CDS encoding aliphatic sulfonate ABC transporter periplasmic ligand-binding protein, whose translation MISLIYRYLIARWRSLIQFSNISLPKFCFHHAPLPITGAFITGLCLSLIFAACSSPSNVNSANSNANPVSDSAPPEAKIVRFGYQKSLILLKAKGVLEKRFAPEGKSVEWIEFPAGPQLLEAMNVGSIDFGHVGESPPIFAQAAGAALTYVAGIAPSPAGSAILVPENSSIKQLSDLKGKKIAFQKGSSAHLLLVQALQKGGVQYSEIEPKYLPPSDARAAFVKGSVDAWVIWDPFYAAAQEATKARVLVDGTGINKQGGYYLGTRKFVTENPQIVKTILEEIQKLEEWSQQHREEVAQTLAPVLGIDLATMQKATSRRSFGVVPIDDNLINLQQQVADTYYQLKLIPKQVNVRDAVLTKEQYAAFSPKV comes from the coding sequence ATGATTAGCTTGATATATCGCTACTTAATCGCTAGGTGGCGATCGCTCATTCAATTTAGCAATATTTCATTACCTAAATTCTGCTTTCATCATGCGCCTTTACCCATCACAGGAGCTTTCATTACGGGTCTTTGTTTGAGCTTGATATTTGCGGCTTGCTCATCACCATCAAATGTTAATTCTGCCAATAGTAATGCCAATCCAGTTAGTGATTCTGCACCTCCAGAAGCAAAAATTGTCAGATTTGGTTATCAAAAATCACTGATTTTATTGAAGGCTAAAGGAGTATTAGAAAAGCGGTTTGCACCAGAAGGTAAATCGGTAGAATGGATTGAATTTCCCGCAGGGCCACAACTACTAGAAGCAATGAATGTGGGTAGCATTGACTTTGGTCATGTAGGAGAATCACCGCCAATATTTGCCCAAGCCGCAGGTGCCGCATTGACCTACGTTGCTGGTATTGCTCCTAGTCCAGCGGGTTCAGCAATTCTTGTCCCAGAAAATTCTTCAATTAAGCAATTGAGTGACCTGAAAGGTAAAAAAATTGCCTTTCAAAAAGGTTCAAGCGCTCATTTATTACTAGTTCAAGCTCTGCAAAAAGGGGGAGTGCAATATAGTGAAATTGAGCCAAAATATTTACCACCATCAGATGCAAGAGCAGCATTTGTCAAAGGTAGTGTAGATGCTTGGGTAATTTGGGATCCCTTTTATGCAGCAGCACAAGAGGCAACTAAAGCGAGGGTTTTAGTTGATGGCACAGGTATTAATAAACAAGGGGGATATTATTTAGGAACCCGTAAGTTTGTCACTGAAAATCCTCAAATTGTGAAGACAATTTTAGAAGAAATTCAAAAACTCGAAGAATGGTCACAACAGCATCGAGAAGAAGTAGCACAAACTCTTGCACCTGTGTTAGGGATTGATTTAGCAACTATGCAAAAGGCAACCAGTAGACGTAGTTTTGGGGTAGTGCCAATTGATGACAATTTGATCAATTTACAACAACAAGTAGCAGATACCTATTATCAATTGAAGTTGATACCTAAACAGGTGAATGTCAGAGATGCTGTATTAACCAAAGAACAATATGCGGCATTTTCACCAAAGGTTTAA
- a CDS encoding protein with type I secretion target domain and SCP-like extracellular domain yields the protein MVQVSFNIWGNGAINRSGRINTDAPTYTIIHGYQSTAGNAGNNYTPADWVVNIAQTIRQRESNANIILVDWEAGASSLYYPTAAANTRDVGNQLATYLRNSGVDATDINLIGHSLGAHVGGFAGSAYRASTGRSIGQIVGLDPAGPEFEGAATGDRLDPTDATRVTAIHTSETLGYDARLATLDLYINWNDLFQPGQISFVGNHSYAHTLYTQLLQGNSFTQSNGTLLNLNTVLNGGFLGENYNSTSNNKVIVALNLLGTTGNDVLSGGAANDTIRGNAGNDRITGGDGNDLLYGDSGSDRLNGGRGNDSVFGGTGSDRLFGDDGNDVLTGADAASGRGFGEIDRLTGSLGSDRFVVGTTTGFFYSDGNTSTSGLGDYALITDFNTLEDTIQLSGAISSYSLGSVPTGLPTGTALFLNESSLELVAIIQGSTSLSLSASYFVTV from the coding sequence ATGGTTCAAGTCAGTTTTAATATTTGGGGTAACGGTGCGATTAACCGTTCAGGGCGGATTAATACCGATGCACCGACATACACGATTATTCACGGCTATCAAAGCACTGCTGGGAACGCTGGTAATAACTATACACCCGCAGATTGGGTAGTAAACATTGCCCAAACCATTCGACAGCGCGAGTCGAATGCAAACATCATTTTGGTAGATTGGGAAGCAGGGGCTAGTTCCTTATATTATCCAACTGCTGCTGCCAACACGCGGGATGTAGGTAATCAGTTAGCTACTTACTTAAGAAATAGCGGCGTAGATGCAACTGATATTAATCTCATCGGTCACAGTTTAGGGGCGCACGTAGGGGGGTTTGCTGGCTCTGCTTATCGTGCTTCTACTGGGCGTTCTATTGGGCAAATTGTTGGACTAGATCCAGCCGGGCCAGAATTTGAAGGTGCAGCAACAGGCGATCGCTTAGATCCCACAGATGCGACTCGCGTGACAGCCATACATACCAGTGAAACTCTCGGTTATGATGCGCGATTGGCTACCTTAGACCTCTATATTAACTGGAATGACCTTTTCCAACCAGGACAAATTAGTTTTGTGGGTAATCATAGCTATGCCCATACTTTGTATACACAGTTACTTCAAGGTAATAGCTTTACTCAGTCTAACGGCACTCTCTTGAATTTAAATACAGTCCTCAATGGTGGGTTTCTGGGTGAGAACTATAACAGCACGAGCAATAATAAAGTAATTGTTGCCCTCAATCTTTTAGGTACAACTGGTAATGATGTTCTGTCGGGTGGTGCCGCTAATGATACCATCCGGGGTAATGCCGGCAATGACCGGATTACAGGTGGCGACGGCAATGATTTATTGTATGGCGATAGTGGGAGCGATCGCCTCAATGGTGGACGCGGTAATGATTCTGTCTTTGGTGGGACTGGGAGCGATCGCTTATTTGGTGATGACGGAAACGACGTACTCACCGGCGCAGATGCGGCATCTGGTAGAGGTTTCGGTGAAATTGACCGCTTGACTGGGAGTCTTGGGAGCGATCGCTTTGTCGTCGGTACTACCACAGGTTTCTTCTACAGCGATGGGAATACCAGCACTTCTGGACTAGGCGACTATGCCCTAATTACTGATTTTAATACCTTAGAAGACACAATCCAATTATCTGGTGCTATATCTAGCTATAGCTTGGGATCTGTACCGACTGGTTTACCTACAGGTACAGCCCTATTCCTGAATGAAAGTAGTCTGGAACTAGTGGCTATCATTCAAGGCTCAACCAGCCTCAGCCTGAGCGCCAGCTATTTCGTCACCGTCTAA
- a CDS encoding taurine catabolism dioxygenase TauD/TfdA yields MQQHTFKQHPRLGTEVLQGGNLRELTNQQRQEFKQSLWENGVIVVRNQNMTASQLQEFTNHTFGESGFKYLPKSLDPDIHPDLQSPGVSILGNPKESSPEIIGQFAWQWHHDKDHLPRTDGLDMNSLYVVMLYGVEIPAQGLDGKPHTTKFIDMVEAYQNLEPGYRRQLEQMSMYHLPPRTYKLGSDVPMKKHPIVSTHKVTGHKGLYLGSDTSIAVGMEDDLSLAKQFWQELFQRILECTPVYAHVWQPGDLVVWDNSQVMHAGIPYDGSKYKRVALRVAAVDKTQIV; encoded by the coding sequence ATGCAGCAACACACATTTAAGCAACATCCGAGGCTAGGTACGGAAGTATTACAAGGTGGCAATTTAAGGGAACTTACAAACCAACAAAGACAGGAATTTAAACAATCGCTTTGGGAGAATGGGGTAATTGTCGTCAGAAATCAAAACATGACGGCATCACAATTGCAGGAATTTACCAACCATACTTTTGGCGAGTCAGGCTTTAAGTATCTGCCGAAATCTCTAGATCCAGATATTCACCCAGATTTGCAAAGTCCTGGTGTATCTATTTTAGGAAATCCCAAAGAAAGCTCTCCAGAAATCATCGGACAATTTGCTTGGCAATGGCATCATGATAAAGACCATCTGCCCAGAACAGACGGTCTAGATATGAATTCTTTGTATGTGGTGATGTTGTACGGGGTGGAAATACCAGCACAAGGACTGGATGGCAAACCCCACACTACCAAATTTATTGACATGGTAGAAGCTTATCAAAATCTTGAGCCTGGATATCGGCGGCAATTAGAGCAAATGTCTATGTATCATCTGCCGCCCAGAACTTATAAGCTAGGGTCTGATGTGCCAATGAAAAAGCATCCTATCGTCTCAACTCATAAAGTAACTGGACACAAAGGATTATATCTAGGTTCAGACACATCAATAGCTGTAGGCATGGAAGATGACCTGAGTTTGGCGAAACAGTTTTGGCAGGAACTATTTCAAAGAATTTTAGAATGTACGCCAGTTTACGCTCATGTTTGGCAGCCTGGAGATTTAGTTGTTTGGGATAACTCACAAGTTATGCACGCAGGTATTCCTTATGATGGCAGTAAGTATAAGCGTGTGGCATTACGTGTTGCCGCCGTGGATAAGACCCAAATTGTCTAA